Proteins found in one Poecilia reticulata strain Guanapo linkage group LG6, Guppy_female_1.0+MT, whole genome shotgun sequence genomic segment:
- the LOC103465842 gene encoding lysophosphatidic acid receptor 6-like, with the protein MTELLSCNASDTSEKVEILQLLNQSTEICWHFKNDQWYRYTLLLLCTFTLPAGMLGNIAVLLSCTCLGRSFKPSHVFLLNLALCDSAWLLTLSLTVYFRFQIPNLDSLQIFCKIKRISFDVNIYGSIVFICLISFDRYMSTVHPISSLRWWNVGKAKICSALTWLGLLLGITPDLFVATCENSNTCMTHVHNLFPPFKMLPIIRTTLCFLLPFSAMIAFSTMTIRVLRRRSRGRRNKELQRASRKPLQLVAAAILVSAAAFVPYHILAVALTFMPAHGLVKPPNSSCLCAAVELCEALCSFSSCLDPVLYILASEQFKRKMQTFKREQYRRLCCRASRRVGVINE; encoded by the exons ATGACGGAGCTTCTCAGCTGCAACGCGTCCGACACATCTGAAAAAG TTGAGATTCTTCAGCTCCTGAATCAATCTACAGAAATCTgctggcattttaaaaatgaccagTGGTACCGCTACACCCTGTTGTTGCTGTGCACCTTCACCCTTCCTGCAGGGATGCTGGGAAACATAGCGGTGCTGCTCAGCTGCACCTGCTTAGGAAGAAGCTTTAAACCCAGCCACGTTTTCCTGTTGAACCTGGCTTTATGTGACTCGGCTTGGCTTCTCACTCTGTCTTTGACGGTTTACTTCAGATTCCAAATCCCAAACCTGGACAGTTTGCAGATTTTCTGCAAAATCAAAAGGATCTCCTTCGACGTGAACATCTACGGCAGCATCGTCTTCATCTGTCTGATCAGTTTTGACCGCTACATGAGCACGGTCCATCCCATCAGCTCTCTTCGCTGGTGGAACGTGGGTAAAGCCAAGATCTGCTCGGCGTTGACATGGCTCGGACTTCTTCTGGGCATCACTCCAGACTTATTTGTAGCCACGTGCGAAAACTCCAACACGTGCATGACTCACGTCCACAATCTTTTCCCTCCATTCAAAATGCTCCCCATTATTAGAACGACGCTGTGCTTTCTGCTCCCCTTCAGTGCAATGATAGCTTTTTCCACAATGACCATTCGTGTTTTGAGGCGCCGCTCAAGAGGAAGAAGGAACAAGGAACTCCAGCGAGCGAGCAGGAAGCCGCTGCAACTCGTCGCAGCAGCTATCCTCGTCTCTGCAGCCGCTTTTGTGCCTTATCACATCTTGGCCGTCGCTCTGACTTTCATGCCGGCTCATGGCTTGGTGAAACCGCCCAACTCCAGTTGCCTCTGTGCAGCTGTGGAGCTCTGTGAAGCCCTCTGTAGTTTCAGCAGCTGTCTGGACCCTGTGCTGTACATTCTGGCTAGTGAGCAGTTCAAGAGGAAGATGCAAACCTTCAAAAGAGAGCAGTACAGGAGGCTGTGCTGTAGGGCGAGTAGGAGGGTTGGGGTTATTAACGAATGA